A window of the Virgibacillus pantothenticus genome harbors these coding sequences:
- a CDS encoding spore coat associated protein CotJA — MFTQYKYWEPYISPYDPCKPIKVKSYATPPQLYMGFQPYGLKQFSTPKEALCHGTLWPQLYSPYPNPHKGGEQGE, encoded by the coding sequence ATGTTCACACAGTATAAATATTGGGAACCTTATATAAGCCCGTATGACCCATGTAAACCCATTAAAGTGAAAAGTTATGCTACGCCACCCCAATTATATATGGGATTCCAACCGTATGGATTAAAACAATTTAGCACTCCAAAAGAAGCACTCTGTCATGGTACACTTTGGCCTCAGTTATACAGTCCCTATCCTAACCCTCATAAAGGAGGCGAGCAAGGTGAATAA
- a CDS encoding DUF1430 domain-containing protein has protein sequence MKRMVFLALLLCFLITTYISYWQTLNQEINYIAMIEREFAQPFFMPEHKALKNPDDVSEIMEKAALDTKVNLFRGAQYYRPDEQIEYIKYIMITSPKTKFYHLLQPIQGEKILSNEASNLYISSTKTNNNNQIGHIRIFNPNMQLTIKSLQTSFDYLPVYGRYFVETKDDKQLDYFLNSLLNGLNTYVQKQTKTDKITFEISDLQPSEAFIKPIEEFFPKKDLSNLNTNKQFMFILTAFLMMYYILKISKKIGVMKLHGISNFKIWWIFIGKLLTTMLLTLTLVSLVFSAFLSHPVFFIKNSITQLALAYLILSVLSSICYTYVAGRQLDKMIKNKKQTKVVFFLNILSKIIIATFIILLSLDVISQYTKLQDEQYMFKHLDEWNNIDDYGVIEAYTGYTTAYSPEEMEKDLSRSDQAFAELYNILNRQGALYVDATEYEEEFLWQNRGYAGIFSMIVNLNFLTYSPIYNADGEQIQIDETDKNWIILIPEQYKHEEKEILDYFNDSRDFYLALDQGQELKIIWIQKDQRVFSMNPEVSSQNNNLIIDPVIHIKTEKNHLFTYRGGILGKGLGDPLKVKLKNNDAVATYKTIESELERLKLESSIDIRTNQEFINKRLESLDQDIKSILLVILGMLGIYIFLTIQNLLIYFDKYAKQFIIKRLFGVHFINTYKSAFLLLLIIFFLSVCISVFIDISQLYSFTSLIVPYLREFLIIVMILLMMEVVITAIAIIIIEKRNSLQVIQSE, from the coding sequence ATGAAAAGAATGGTATTTTTAGCACTTTTACTTTGTTTTTTGATAACTACCTATATTTCATATTGGCAAACTTTAAATCAAGAAATTAACTACATTGCGATGATAGAAAGAGAATTCGCTCAACCATTTTTTATGCCGGAACATAAAGCTTTAAAAAACCCGGATGATGTAAGTGAAATAATGGAAAAAGCAGCACTTGATACAAAAGTAAACTTGTTTCGCGGTGCCCAATATTACAGACCAGATGAGCAAATTGAATATATCAAATATATAATGATAACCAGCCCAAAGACGAAATTTTATCATCTCTTACAACCAATTCAAGGTGAAAAGATTTTATCGAATGAAGCCAGTAATTTATATATATCTTCTACTAAAACAAACAACAATAACCAGATTGGTCACATTCGCATATTTAACCCAAATATGCAGCTTACTATTAAATCATTGCAAACATCATTCGATTATCTACCTGTATATGGACGTTACTTTGTTGAAACAAAAGATGATAAGCAGCTAGATTATTTTCTAAATAGTCTTCTTAATGGGTTAAATACATATGTACAAAAACAAACGAAAACCGACAAGATCACATTTGAAATATCCGATTTACAGCCTTCGGAAGCTTTTATAAAACCAATAGAAGAGTTTTTTCCAAAAAAGGATTTATCCAATTTAAATACCAATAAGCAGTTTATGTTTATTTTGACCGCTTTTCTAATGATGTATTACATTCTAAAAATATCGAAGAAAATCGGGGTTATGAAACTACACGGAATATCTAATTTCAAGATTTGGTGGATTTTTATCGGGAAACTTTTAACTACAATGCTGTTAACGCTAACTTTAGTATCCTTAGTTTTTTCCGCTTTTTTAAGCCACCCTGTTTTTTTTATTAAAAACTCCATAACTCAGCTAGCTTTAGCTTATCTGATTCTCTCGGTTTTATCTTCTATATGTTATACATATGTTGCTGGAAGGCAATTAGATAAAATGATCAAAAATAAAAAGCAAACAAAAGTTGTATTCTTTTTAAATATCCTTAGCAAAATTATTATTGCTACATTTATTATTCTACTTAGTCTTGATGTGATCAGCCAGTATACTAAATTACAAGATGAACAGTACATGTTCAAACATTTGGATGAATGGAATAATATAGATGATTATGGTGTGATTGAGGCCTATACTGGATATACAACTGCTTATAGCCCAGAAGAGATGGAAAAGGATTTATCCAGAAGCGATCAGGCTTTTGCCGAATTATATAACATTTTAAACCGTCAAGGGGCTCTATATGTGGATGCTACAGAGTATGAAGAAGAGTTCTTGTGGCAAAATCGCGGTTATGCAGGGATTTTTTCCATGATAGTGAACCTGAATTTTTTAACGTACTCCCCTATTTATAATGCAGACGGAGAGCAGATACAGATAGACGAAACAGATAAAAATTGGATAATTTTGATTCCGGAACAATATAAACACGAAGAAAAAGAAATCCTAGATTATTTTAACGATTCAAGAGATTTTTATCTTGCATTGGATCAAGGGCAAGAGCTAAAGATCATCTGGATACAAAAGGACCAACGTGTATTTAGTATGAATCCGGAAGTGTCTTCCCAAAATAACAACTTAATTATAGATCCAGTGATACACATAAAAACTGAAAAAAATCATCTTTTTACTTATCGGGGTGGTATACTAGGAAAAGGGCTTGGAGATCCATTAAAAGTAAAATTAAAAAATAACGATGCCGTAGCAACATATAAGACGATCGAGTCAGAGTTGGAACGTCTAAAATTGGAGAGTAGTATTGACATACGGACAAATCAGGAATTCATAAATAAAAGACTGGAAAGCCTAGATCAAGATATTAAAAGTATATTATTGGTGATATTAGGAATGCTAGGCATTTATATCTTTTTAACGATACAAAATTTGCTCATATATTTTGATAAATACGCAAAACAATTTATAATTAAACGCTTGTTCGGTGTTCATTTTATAAACACATACAAATCCGCATTTTTGTTGTTATTGATTATATTCTTTTTGTCTGTATGTATTAGCGTATTTATTGACATTTCCCAGTTGTATTCATTTACTAGTCTCATTGTCCCTTACCTAAGGGAGTTTTTAATAATTGTAATGATCTTGCTTATGATGGAAGTAGTAATAACCGCAATCGCCATAATAATAATTGAAAAAAGAAATAGCTTACAAGTGATTCAAAGTGAATAA
- a CDS encoding MerR family transcriptional regulator, producing the protein MPLFAIGIVMKLTELTARQIRYYEEHGLIHPERTSGNQRLFSFNDVDRLLEIKDYLDKGLNIAGIKLLLNEGKTKQESQVKDSESSQISDRELRRILRQELNEPGTYRKTNLRQGDLSRFFTR; encoded by the coding sequence ATGCCTTTATTTGCTATCGGCATCGTAATGAAGCTTACGGAATTAACGGCTAGGCAAATAAGGTACTATGAAGAGCACGGTTTAATTCATCCTGAGAGAACAAGTGGCAACCAACGATTATTTTCTTTTAATGACGTTGATCGTTTGCTCGAGATTAAGGATTACTTAGATAAAGGTCTAAATATCGCAGGTATTAAGTTGCTATTAAATGAAGGAAAAACAAAGCAAGAATCACAAGTGAAAGATTCAGAATCATCCCAGATATCTGATAGGGAATTGAGGAGAATTTTAAGACAGGAATTAAATGAACCAGGTACTTATAGGAAAACCAACTTACGTCAAGGTGATCTTTCTAGATTTTTCACACGTTAA
- a CDS encoding lactococcin 972 family bacteriocin codes for MLITFLSLVLALSFGVPVFADSGGIELKEDRVITVFASKKVGGGTWEYGTKTSGILKWKRKKVWSNYWHPNKTHGSSAQLGAKTPNRSCVKKDKTSYASQKSKNTNLTGYAYWNTNCKL; via the coding sequence GTGCTTATCACTTTTCTGTCACTAGTACTAGCACTATCTTTCGGAGTCCCTGTTTTTGCAGATAGCGGTGGAATAGAATTAAAAGAAGATAGAGTTATTACTGTATTCGCAAGCAAAAAAGTAGGCGGCGGCACATGGGAATATGGTACAAAAACTAGCGGGATTCTAAAATGGAAAAGAAAAAAAGTATGGTCAAATTACTGGCATCCTAATAAAACTCACGGGTCTTCAGCTCAGCTAGGTGCAAAAACTCCAAATCGATCTTGTGTAAAAAAAGATAAAACTTCATATGCCAGCCAAAAGAGTAAAAATACGAATCTAACAGGCTATGCGTATTGGAATACAAATTGTAAACTTTAA
- a CDS encoding AAA family ATPase: METQLISNRNGQVNIILKEKSTSHLAYTDQRVSKKKNPFNHIDEAFASFVGMKQLKERIKEIYATVVINEKRKELGLMNHQQVLHMLFKGNPGTGKTTVARKLAKLYYDMNLLSKGHFIEAERADLVGEYIGQTAQKTRSIVQKAQGGVLFIDEAYSLARGGEKDFGKEAIDTLVKHMEDHQHDFVLILAGYPYEMERFLTLNPGLESRFPFILDFRDYEAGELLSIAKRMATDREYQLTRDAELELKAHLIKKTRAYNRNFSNARYVRNIIEAAIRMHAVRLLEKEHFSADDLIYLTIKDLQLKPN, translated from the coding sequence ATGGAAACACAATTAATAAGCAATCGAAACGGGCAAGTAAATATTATTTTAAAGGAGAAAAGCACCTCCCATTTGGCGTATACAGACCAACGAGTATCGAAAAAGAAAAATCCATTTAATCATATTGATGAAGCATTTGCTTCGTTTGTAGGTATGAAGCAACTAAAAGAACGAATTAAAGAAATTTATGCAACGGTTGTAATCAATGAAAAGCGAAAAGAGCTTGGCCTTATGAATCACCAGCAAGTATTGCATATGCTGTTTAAGGGGAATCCAGGTACAGGTAAGACAACAGTTGCAAGAAAGCTGGCTAAGCTATACTATGATATGAATCTTCTCTCCAAAGGGCATTTTATTGAAGCGGAACGGGCAGACTTAGTAGGTGAATATATAGGCCAAACAGCTCAAAAAACACGTTCCATTGTGCAAAAAGCACAAGGTGGCGTTTTATTTATTGATGAAGCCTATTCATTAGCACGTGGCGGTGAGAAAGATTTCGGCAAAGAAGCAATTGATACATTAGTAAAGCATATGGAAGATCATCAGCACGATTTTGTATTAATCCTAGCCGGCTATCCTTACGAAATGGAACGATTTTTGACATTGAACCCTGGGTTAGAATCCAGATTTCCGTTTATTTTGGATTTTCGTGATTATGAAGCGGGCGAATTACTATCGATTGCGAAACGGATGGCTACAGACCGTGAATACCAGCTTACTAGAGATGCGGAGCTGGAATTAAAAGCCCATTTAATTAAAAAAACGCGTGCGTACAACCGAAATTTTTCCAATGCCCGCTATGTTCGTAATATTATTGAAGCCGCTATCCGTATGCATGCAGTGAGATTACTGGAAAAGGAGCATTTTTCAGCAGACGATCTTATTTACTTAACGATTAAAGACTTGCAATTAAAACCAAATTAG
- a CDS encoding DUF805 domain-containing protein: MKWFIKCLKNYATFRGRARRKEFWMFTLVYMLILFASVLLLSLVSPELLSDDQTAYGTSSTDADLGIGGGILTFLLTIFYISMILPSLAVTVRRLHDTGKSGWWYFIIFIPFVGWIILTIFLILDSEPNENKYGPNPKLE, encoded by the coding sequence ATGAAATGGTTTATAAAATGCTTGAAAAATTATGCTACATTTAGAGGACGTGCCAGAAGAAAAGAGTTTTGGATGTTTACATTGGTCTACATGTTAATTCTTTTTGCGTCCGTACTTTTGCTGTCACTCGTAAGCCCTGAGTTACTAAGTGATGATCAAACAGCCTATGGCACAAGCAGCACAGATGCTGACCTGGGGATCGGTGGAGGTATATTAACATTTTTACTAACAATATTCTATATATCTATGATTTTACCATCACTCGCTGTTACTGTGCGACGGTTGCATGATACAGGTAAATCAGGCTGGTGGTACTTTATCATATTCATTCCATTTGTTGGTTGGATTATTTTAACTATCTTTTTAATTTTGGATAGTGAACCAAATGAAAATAAGTATGGTCCAAATCCAAAGCTTGAATAA
- a CDS encoding spore coat protein CotJB: protein MPPEYYQLLEEIQANDFVLVELNLYLDTHPNDYEAIQQYNELSKKTMQLKMDFEKQFGPLMHFGKSFSDYPWNWKDTPWPWQV from the coding sequence ATGCCTCCCGAATACTATCAACTACTCGAGGAAATCCAAGCAAACGATTTTGTTCTGGTTGAGTTAAACCTTTATTTAGACACCCATCCAAATGATTATGAAGCTATTCAACAATATAACGAACTATCTAAAAAAACGATGCAGTTAAAAATGGATTTTGAAAAACAGTTTGGACCACTCATGCATTTTGGGAAAAGTTTTTCCGACTATCCATGGAATTGGAAAGACACACCTTGGCCGTGGC
- a CDS encoding ABC transporter ATP-binding protein: MLGEICKLQNICKIYGNKNILQNFSLTIDQGDFLAITGISGSGKATLLNIIGLLEKPDSGKFHLFGTENPFRHSRLVTEILRHKLAYLFQNYALMDNETISKNLDVALVYSKKTKKEKEKLKKEVLAQTGLDLELNQKVYELSGGEQQRLAISRMLLKPFELVLADEPTGSLDATNRDEILNILKQLHQNGKTIVIVTHDFTVSSICNRLIQLG, encoded by the coding sequence ATGTTGGGGGAAATTTGCAAACTACAAAACATTTGTAAAATCTATGGAAATAAAAATATATTACAAAATTTTTCATTAACTATTGATCAGGGTGACTTTCTGGCTATTACTGGAATAAGCGGCAGCGGTAAAGCAACATTATTGAACATTATCGGTTTATTGGAAAAGCCTGATAGCGGTAAATTCCACTTGTTCGGAACAGAAAACCCATTTCGTCATTCACGGCTAGTTACTGAAATATTACGTCATAAGCTAGCTTATTTGTTTCAAAACTATGCATTAATGGATAATGAAACAATTAGCAAAAACTTAGATGTGGCTTTGGTATATTCTAAAAAAACAAAGAAGGAAAAGGAAAAACTAAAAAAAGAAGTCCTCGCTCAAACTGGATTAGATTTAGAGCTAAATCAGAAAGTATATGAACTTTCAGGAGGAGAACAGCAGCGTTTAGCCATTTCTAGGATGTTATTAAAACCGTTTGAATTAGTTCTAGCAGACGAGCCTACGGGTTCGTTAGATGCTACGAATCGTGATGAAATTCTAAACATCTTAAAACAACTTCATCAGAACGGTAAAACAATTGTTATTGTTACCCATGACTTTACCGTTTCAAGTATATGTAACAGGCTAATTCAATTAGGCTAA
- the glnA gene encoding type I glutamate--ammonia ligase: protein MGRTYTREDVVRRIKEENVRFIRLQFTDMLGTIKNVEIPLSQLDKALDNKMMFDGSSIEGFVRIEESDMYLYPDLDTFVVFPWTSEKGKVARFICDIYKTDGTPFEGDPRYNLKRNLKKMEELGFDAFNIGTEPEFFLFKLDEKGEPSMELNDHGGYFDLAPTDLGENCRRDIVLELEEMGFEIEASHHEVAPGQHEIDFKYSDAVKHADDIQTFKLVVKTIARKHNLHATFMPKPLFGVNGSGMHVNMSLFKNGENAFYNKDGDMGLSKTAFQFIAGIIKHAGSFTAITNPTVNSYKRLVPGYEAPSYIAWSGANRSCLMRIPNSRGISTRVEARSVDPSANPYLALATLLAAGLDGIEKEMTPPPAVDRNIYVMSKEEREENGVHDLPSTLAGALEELKKSDVIVNSLGEHLFEHFIEAKEIEWEMFKTQVHPWEREQYLRTY, encoded by the coding sequence ATGGGAAGAACTTATACGAGAGAAGATGTAGTAAGACGCATTAAGGAGGAAAACGTCCGCTTTATTCGATTGCAGTTTACAGATATGCTGGGAACCATCAAAAATGTGGAAATCCCACTTAGCCAATTGGATAAGGCGTTAGATAATAAAATGATGTTTGATGGCTCCTCCATTGAAGGTTTTGTTCGCATAGAGGAATCTGATATGTATTTATACCCTGATTTAGATACATTCGTTGTTTTTCCATGGACATCAGAAAAAGGGAAAGTTGCTCGCTTCATTTGTGATATTTACAAAACAGATGGTACGCCTTTTGAGGGAGATCCCCGTTATAATTTAAAACGTAATTTAAAGAAAATGGAGGAGCTCGGATTTGATGCCTTTAATATTGGTACAGAACCTGAATTTTTCCTCTTTAAGCTCGATGAAAAGGGTGAACCCTCTATGGAACTAAACGACCATGGTGGCTATTTTGACCTTGCGCCAACCGATTTAGGGGAGAATTGTCGTCGAGACATCGTTCTTGAATTAGAAGAAATGGGCTTTGAAATTGAAGCTTCCCATCACGAAGTCGCTCCTGGACAACATGAAATTGATTTTAAATATTCAGATGCCGTAAAGCATGCTGATGATATTCAAACATTTAAACTTGTGGTTAAGACGATTGCCCGCAAGCATAATCTACATGCTACGTTTATGCCAAAACCACTATTTGGAGTAAATGGGTCTGGAATGCATGTCAACATGTCGCTATTTAAAAATGGCGAAAATGCATTTTACAATAAGGATGGCGATATGGGATTAAGTAAAACTGCTTTCCAATTTATCGCTGGGATTATTAAACATGCCGGTAGCTTTACAGCAATTACGAATCCAACCGTTAATTCCTATAAACGTCTAGTGCCTGGTTATGAAGCACCAAGCTATATTGCTTGGTCTGGCGCCAACCGAAGTTGTCTCATGCGTATTCCGAATTCCCGCGGTATTAGCACACGTGTAGAAGCTCGTAGTGTTGACCCTTCAGCGAATCCGTATTTAGCACTTGCTACTTTACTGGCTGCTGGGTTAGATGGGATTGAAAAGGAAATGACACCACCACCAGCTGTCGACCGTAATATTTATGTGATGTCAAAAGAAGAACGCGAAGAAAACGGCGTTCATGATCTTCCTAGCACATTAGCTGGCGCTTTAGAAGAATTAAAGAAAAGCGACGTTATTGTTAATTCGTTAGGTGAGCATCTATTCGAGCATTTTATTGAGGCAAAAGAAATCGAATGGGAGATGTTCAAAACACAAGTCCACCCTTGGGAAAGAGAACAATATTTGAGAACTTATTAA
- the hfq gene encoding RNA chaperone Hfq: MAQSVNIQDQYLNQLRKNRISVTVFLTNGFQLRGVIRGFDNFTVLIETDGKQQLIFKHAISTFSPAKNVELEKE; this comes from the coding sequence ATGGCACAATCTGTGAATATTCAAGACCAATACTTGAATCAGCTTCGGAAAAACCGTATTTCTGTAACAGTTTTTTTAACAAATGGATTTCAGTTAAGAGGGGTTATTAGAGGATTTGATAATTTTACGGTTTTAATTGAGACGGATGGCAAGCAGCAATTAATTTTTAAACATGCAATTTCTACCTTTTCACCAGCCAAAAACGTCGAGCTGGAAAAGGAGTAA
- a CDS encoding aminotransferase class I/II-fold pyridoxal phosphate-dependent enzyme has translation MIDQLAKQAEEDCKHQHAKINAVVEKNQRRVLQAFQNHRVSDSHFQSTSGYGYDDLGREVLENVYATVFGGEDALVRPQIVSGTHAITTSLFGILRPGDELLYITGKPYDTLEEVIGIRGRAAGSLRDFRISYQHVELLEDGAINFQAVKQAMNENTKVIGIQRSKGYDDRPSFTIAEIKEMVNFVKSIYSDVIVFVDNCYGEFVEELEPPHVGADLIAGSLIKNPGGGIVRAGGYIVGTEALVQQCANRLTAPGLGKETGATFHVLQEMFQGFFLAPHIVGEALKGAVFTSRLMELAGYTTSPHYEVNRTDLIQSVTFLDRQEMITFCQAIQENSPVNAYVKPYPSEMPGYEDEVIMAAGTFIQGASIELSADGPLRPPYIAFVQGGLTYAHVKIAITEALRKLQQR, from the coding sequence ATGATAGACCAACTAGCAAAACAAGCAGAAGAGGATTGTAAACATCAACATGCAAAGATTAATGCAGTGGTTGAGAAAAACCAAAGGCGTGTATTGCAAGCATTTCAAAATCACCGCGTAAGTGACAGCCATTTTCAGTCAACAAGTGGTTATGGGTATGACGATTTGGGACGCGAAGTACTGGAAAATGTTTATGCTACGGTGTTTGGTGGGGAAGATGCATTAGTTAGACCGCAAATTGTTTCTGGTACGCATGCGATTACAACGTCGCTGTTTGGTATTTTACGACCTGGAGATGAACTATTGTACATTACCGGGAAGCCTTACGATACATTGGAGGAAGTAATTGGTATTCGAGGAAGAGCAGCAGGTTCTTTACGTGATTTTCGTATTAGTTATCAGCATGTAGAATTATTAGAGGATGGAGCGATCAATTTTCAAGCAGTAAAGCAAGCGATGAATGAGAATACTAAAGTAATTGGCATTCAGCGTTCCAAGGGATATGACGATAGACCATCGTTTACAATTGCAGAAATAAAAGAAATGGTGAACTTTGTTAAATCCATTTATTCTGATGTAATTGTATTTGTTGATAATTGCTATGGCGAATTTGTCGAGGAACTCGAACCGCCACATGTAGGTGCGGATTTAATCGCTGGTTCCTTAATAAAAAATCCTGGCGGTGGAATTGTCCGAGCAGGTGGTTATATTGTTGGAACAGAAGCTTTAGTCCAGCAATGTGCCAATCGCTTAACTGCGCCTGGACTTGGTAAAGAGACAGGCGCAACATTTCATGTTTTACAGGAAATGTTTCAAGGCTTTTTCCTTGCTCCTCATATTGTCGGTGAGGCTCTTAAAGGTGCGGTATTTACTTCAAGACTTATGGAATTGGCTGGATATACAACATCGCCACATTATGAGGTAAACCGTACAGATTTGATTCAATCTGTCACGTTTTTGGACAGGCAAGAAATGATTACATTTTGCCAAGCAATACAAGAGAACTCACCAGTAAACGCTTATGTAAAACCGTATCCGAGTGAAATGCCAGGATATGAAGACGAAGTGATTATGGCAGCAGGAACATTTATTCAAGGCGCAAGTATTGAGTTATCTGCTGATGGACCGTTACGTCCTCCATATATCGCCTTTGTCCAAGGAGGTCTAACGTATGCACATGTGAAGATAGCTATTACGGAAGCACTGAGAAAGTTACAGCAAAGATGA
- the hflX gene encoding GTPase HflX has product MANEKVIIIAVKQQKQTNVHFESSLAELQSLSNTAGGDVVQIFTQNREKMNPATYLGSGKIEEIITSVQENDVDLVIANDELSPIQLRNLSIALGVRMIDRSQLILDIFAQRARTKEGKLQVELAQLEYLLPRLRGQGTELSRLGGGIGTRGPGETKLETDQRHIRRRIHDIKQRLQTVVKQREQYRKRRKTNDVVQIAIVGYTNAGKSTLFNRLTNSDSLEEDQLFATLDPLTRQIQLPSGMKVLITDTVGFLQDLPTSLIAAFKSTLEEVTEADFLIHMVDGSHPDLNQQQDTVLRLLKELQADTIPMLTVYNKKDLFEQDVIPMNHPYMFMTAHREADIQQLLRKVENLLKAEWQFYSLSLLPDQGKLLQQLEQDTIIESKLFLEEKQVYKIKGYMRKDIPLNRLLEE; this is encoded by the coding sequence GTGGCAAACGAAAAAGTAATAATAATAGCAGTAAAGCAACAAAAACAGACTAACGTTCATTTTGAATCTTCACTTGCGGAATTACAATCATTAAGTAATACTGCTGGTGGAGATGTCGTTCAAATATTTACTCAAAACAGAGAAAAAATGAACCCTGCTACATACCTTGGTTCTGGAAAAATAGAAGAAATAATAACTTCCGTTCAGGAAAATGATGTAGATTTAGTAATTGCCAATGATGAGCTTTCACCTATCCAACTTCGCAATTTAAGCATAGCATTAGGAGTCCGAATGATTGATCGCAGCCAATTGATCTTAGATATTTTCGCTCAGCGGGCTCGAACGAAAGAGGGGAAATTACAAGTAGAACTGGCTCAGCTGGAATATTTACTGCCAAGGCTACGGGGCCAAGGGACGGAATTATCCAGACTAGGAGGGGGAATTGGAACGAGGGGACCAGGTGAAACAAAGTTGGAAACAGATCAACGCCATATCCGCAGACGAATCCATGACATAAAACAGCGTTTGCAAACGGTAGTTAAACAGCGGGAACAATACCGTAAACGAAGAAAGACAAATGATGTAGTGCAAATTGCTATTGTTGGTTACACCAATGCAGGCAAATCAACGCTGTTTAACCGACTTACCAACAGTGATTCATTAGAGGAAGACCAACTGTTTGCGACACTTGATCCACTGACAAGGCAGATTCAATTACCCTCTGGCATGAAAGTATTAATTACGGATACAGTCGGATTTCTGCAAGATTTGCCTACATCTTTGATTGCTGCTTTTAAGTCGACCTTAGAAGAAGTGACAGAAGCTGACTTTCTCATCCATATGGTTGATGGCTCTCATCCGGATTTAAATCAGCAGCAGGATACCGTTTTACGTTTATTAAAAGAGCTTCAAGCTGATACAATTCCAATGCTCACTGTCTATAATAAGAAGGATCTATTCGAACAGGATGTTATTCCAATGAATCACCCATATATGTTTATGACTGCACATCGTGAAGCAGATATACAGCAGCTACTACGTAAAGTAGAAAATCTGTTAAAAGCGGAATGGCAATTTTATTCTTTGTCCCTTTTGCCAGACCAAGGGAAATTATTGCAGCAATTAGAGCAAGATACCATTATCGAATCAAAGCTATTTCTTGAGGAAAAACAAGTATACAAGATAAAAGGATATATGCGAAAAGATATCCCATTAAATCGACTATTAGAGGAGTAA
- the miaA gene encoding tRNA (adenosine(37)-N6)-dimethylallyltransferase MiaA has protein sequence MKNKVIAIVGPTAVGKTKLSIEIAKHYDGEIISGDSMQIYKGMDIGTAKVTSDEMQGVPHYMIDLKHPDESFSVADFKQYVAHYIETISAKHKLPILVGGSGLYVQAALYNYNFSTYQRNDEVVAKLNKEIETNGIEPLYKRLQALDPLQAKKIHPNNHRRVVRALEIYETTGKRMSDYEQQQDKQSPYHLKIIGLQMNRAELYERINQRVDIMIDKGLVEEVYRLYKCGYANEQSMQAIGYKEFIPYFTGEIPLNEAIATLKQNSRRYAKRQYTWFRNKMDVAWYDVSSGTIDEKLRNILADLAGFTQS, from the coding sequence ATGAAAAATAAAGTCATTGCTATTGTTGGACCAACTGCGGTAGGCAAAACAAAGTTAAGTATTGAGATAGCGAAACATTATGATGGTGAGATTATTAGCGGGGATTCCATGCAGATATACAAAGGTATGGATATTGGTACTGCGAAGGTCACTTCTGATGAAATGCAGGGGGTCCCCCATTATATGATTGATTTGAAACATCCGGATGAATCGTTTTCGGTTGCAGATTTTAAGCAGTATGTTGCACATTACATAGAAACGATTTCAGCCAAACATAAGCTCCCGATATTAGTTGGCGGAAGTGGTCTATACGTACAGGCTGCCCTTTACAACTATAACTTTTCAACGTATCAGCGCAATGACGAAGTGGTTGCAAAACTTAATAAAGAAATAGAGACAAACGGCATAGAACCTTTGTATAAACGGTTACAAGCATTGGATCCGCTACAGGCTAAAAAAATCCATCCGAACAATCATCGTCGTGTAGTACGAGCATTAGAAATCTATGAAACAACAGGAAAACGAATGTCAGACTACGAGCAACAGCAAGATAAACAGTCACCATATCATTTGAAAATCATTGGATTACAAATGAATCGAGCTGAACTTTATGAACGGATTAATCAGCGTGTAGATATTATGATAGACAAAGGGCTTGTGGAAGAGGTTTATCGGTTGTATAAGTGTGGTTATGCGAATGAACAATCCATGCAAGCAATTGGATATAAAGAATTTATTCCCTATTTCACCGGGGAAATACCATTAAATGAAGCGATTGCTACATTAAAGCAAAATTCAAGAAGGTATGCCAAAAGGCAATATACTTGGTTTCGCAATAAAATGGATGTAGCTTGGTATGATGTTTCATCTGGAACCATTGATGAAAAATTAAGAAATATTTTAGCTGATCTTGCAGGATTTACTCAGAGCTAG